One segment of bacterium DNA contains the following:
- a CDS encoding T9SS type A sorting domain-containing protein, producing the protein MSRNLASGSVRILAFGIIVVSVLLAAAAAEARNPYRRALFDRYGTTLTDSQLDDLPSNAGHCGACHFDFDGGGTRNPYGLSLEVRLAAGMSIDAAIADVEFLDADGDGFSNFVELTDVANWSNTPTFPGLTAGNVGSVVNVDPADVLPYVTPSGGTDTTPPVVTVLSPAGGESWDAGTVQTVSWTAVDPNGIAGCDIWLSGDGGAHWKQLARGLPTDGAGNGSYQQFIPNLPGAASTIKVVATDGAGNVGEGVNAVAFALNAAATLVAPTTLRDFDMPGTQPFQSSELEDPSTVCIACHGEYDASLEPYHTWYGSMMAQSMRDPLYRATLIVAEEVAPSAGDLCIRCHSPGGWAGGRSLDTGMGLLNDVDLQGVQCDFCHRSVSPHYVAGVSPAVDADILAELAEVPVDPANGQFVLDPAPVRRGPYSDADPSHQWLYSDFTLSAEFCGTCHDVSNPVFVAGATPGTYDVDGLDQQHPDGDKRNMYPVERTFSEWSVSEYAAGGVYQPQFAGDRPDGMVSTCQDCHMRDVTGVGANVPGSPTRTDLAIHDLTGANTFVPDILPDFYPGLDTAALQDGKLRAQAMLSLAASMELTVTPVDGQPAVNVRITNETGHKLPSGYPEGRRAWIHVEAFDAGDQPVYESGHYDDATGHLTHDADAKVYEIEGGISTRLSGLLGVPAGPSFFFPLNDTVYSDNRIPPRGFTNANFEAVQSPPVSYSYADGQHWDDTLYLLPAGARSVEVTFYYQSTSQEYIEFLRDENHTDGYGQQLYDAWVAHGRATPQVMAQATALLDVTGTPDAPDLPRVVTLGQNYPNPFNPQTFIAYSLPARGAVRLRIYDERGRLVRALVDDSSQAAGPHRVKWDGHDNAGRGCASGVYHYVLETDQGRLSRKMTLVR; encoded by the coding sequence ATGTCCAGGAATCTCGCCTCCGGATCCGTTCGGATCCTCGCGTTCGGGATCATCGTCGTGTCCGTTCTGCTGGCCGCCGCCGCGGCCGAGGCCCGCAACCCCTATCGCCGGGCCCTGTTCGACCGCTACGGAACCACGCTCACCGACAGCCAGCTCGACGACCTGCCGAGCAACGCCGGCCACTGCGGCGCCTGCCACTTCGACTTCGACGGCGGCGGCACCCGCAACCCGTACGGTCTTTCGCTCGAGGTGCGTCTGGCCGCCGGCATGTCCATCGACGCGGCCATCGCCGACGTCGAGTTCCTCGACGCCGACGGCGACGGCTTCAGCAACTTCGTCGAGCTCACCGACGTCGCCAACTGGTCGAACACGCCGACCTTCCCGGGCCTGACGGCCGGGAACGTCGGCAGCGTGGTGAATGTCGACCCGGCCGACGTGCTGCCCTATGTGACCCCCTCGGGCGGCACCGACACGACGCCGCCCGTGGTGACGGTGCTCTCCCCGGCCGGTGGCGAGTCGTGGGATGCGGGCACCGTGCAGACCGTCAGCTGGACCGCCGTCGATCCGAACGGGATCGCCGGCTGCGACATCTGGCTGAGCGGCGACGGCGGCGCCCATTGGAAGCAGCTCGCCAGGGGGCTGCCCACCGACGGGGCGGGCAACGGCAGCTACCAGCAGTTCATCCCCAACCTGCCGGGCGCCGCGAGCACCATTAAGGTCGTGGCCACCGACGGGGCGGGGAACGTCGGCGAGGGGGTCAACGCCGTCGCCTTCGCGCTCAATGCCGCAGCGACGCTCGTGGCCCCGACCACGCTGCGCGACTTCGACATGCCCGGCACGCAGCCCTTCCAGAGCAGCGAACTCGAGGACCCGTCGACCGTGTGCATCGCCTGCCACGGCGAATACGACGCCTCGCTCGAGCCCTACCACACCTGGTACGGCAGCATGATGGCCCAGAGCATGCGCGATCCCCTGTACCGGGCCACGCTGATCGTGGCCGAGGAGGTCGCCCCGTCGGCCGGCGACCTGTGCATCCGCTGCCACTCGCCCGGCGGCTGGGCGGGCGGCCGTTCCCTGGACACGGGCATGGGTCTGCTGAACGACGTCGACCTGCAGGGCGTCCAGTGCGACTTCTGCCACCGCTCGGTCTCGCCCCACTACGTCGCGGGCGTGAGTCCCGCCGTGGACGCGGACATCCTCGCGGAGCTCGCCGAGGTCCCCGTCGATCCGGCCAACGGCCAGTTCGTCCTCGATCCGGCGCCGGTGCGCCGGGGGCCCTACAGCGATGCCGATCCGAGCCATCAGTGGCTCTATTCCGACTTCACCCTGTCGGCGGAGTTCTGCGGCACCTGCCACGACGTGAGCAACCCGGTCTTCGTGGCCGGCGCCACACCGGGCACGTATGACGTCGATGGGCTCGACCAGCAGCATCCGGACGGCGACAAGCGCAACATGTACCCGGTGGAACGCACCTTCAGCGAATGGAGCGTGAGCGAGTACGCCGCAGGCGGCGTCTACCAGCCCCAGTTCGCAGGCGACCGACCCGATGGCATGGTCTCCACCTGCCAGGACTGCCACATGCGCGACGTCACGGGCGTGGGGGCGAACGTGCCCGGCTCGCCCACCCGCACCGACCTGGCGATCCACGACCTGACCGGCGCCAACACCTTCGTGCCGGACATCCTGCCCGACTTCTATCCGGGCTTGGACACGGCCGCCCTGCAGGACGGCAAGCTGCGGGCCCAGGCGATGCTGTCCCTCGCGGCGAGCATGGAGCTCACGGTCACGCCGGTGGACGGACAACCCGCCGTCAACGTGCGGATCACCAACGAGACCGGACACAAGCTGCCTTCCGGCTACCCCGAGGGACGGCGGGCCTGGATCCATGTCGAGGCCTTCGATGCGGGCGACCAGCCGGTGTACGAGTCGGGCCACTACGACGACGCGACCGGGCACCTGACCCACGACGCCGACGCCAAGGTCTACGAGATCGAGGGCGGCATCTCGACGCGGCTGTCGGGCCTGCTCGGCGTGCCCGCCGGTCCGAGTTTCTTCTTCCCGTTGAACGACACGGTGTACTCGGACAACCGGATCCCGCCCCGCGGCTTCACCAACGCGAACTTCGAGGCGGTGCAGTCGCCGCCCGTGAGCTACAGCTACGCCGACGGCCAGCACTGGGACGACACCCTGTACCTGCTGCCGGCGGGGGCCCGGAGCGTCGAGGTGACCTTCTACTACCAGAGCACGTCGCAGGAGTACATCGAGTTCCTGCGCGACGAGAACCACACCGACGGCTACGGGCAGCAGCTGTACGACGCCTGGGTGGCCCACGGGCGGGCGACGCCGCAGGTGATGGCCCAGGCCACGGCGCTGCTCGACGTGACCGGGACACCCGACGCGCCGGACCTGCCGCGGGTGGTCACCCTGGGGCAGAACTACCCGAATCCGTTCAACCCGCAGACCTTCATCGCCTACAGCCTGCCGGCCCGCGGCGCGGTGCGGTTGCGCATCTACGACGAGCGCGGCCGACTGGTGCGCGCGCTGGTCGACGACTCGTCGCAGGCGGCCGGCCCGCACCGGGTGAAATGGGACGGGCACGACAACGCCGGTCGGGGCTGCGCCTCCGGTGTCTACCACTACGTGCTCGAGACGGACCAGGGCCGCCTGAGCCGCAAGATGACGCTCGTCCGCTAG
- a CDS encoding Na+:solute symporter yields the protein MSALHPLDWLVIAAYAALTLALGLAFRRRASSSSEEYFLSGRTLPWWVLGTSMVATTFAADTPLAVTGFVRDHGIWYNWFGWHYVLSQMLAVFLFSRLWRRAEVLTDNELIEMRYSGRPAAFLRGFKAGYFAILYNFIVLGWVLKGMGTVAEQVLGIRPEVAIIAGAALALSYALLAGFWGVVVTDVIQFGLAMAGSISVAVLAVRHVGGVAELKAKLAALPATGANTLAFVPGGAWGLESDVFKFLVFVTLMWWASHNADGGGYLIQRMAAARDERHARGATLWFVVANNAVRYWPWILTALCSLVLFPTLPDGAGSEAAYPAVMRTVLGPGLLGLVLVSFFAAFMSTIDTHLNWGASYLVNDIWRRFLRPDADEKQTVLAAKLCVLLMMVCAVIVAFRLTSIGRAWLFVWAMGAGIGPVLVLRWFWWRINAWSEIAALGSSVLLAVGFEVAAAVQSGADYALFATPVQVGGVVLATHHKALILVPLTIAAWVTVTLLTRPVENLRLATFYSRVRPGGFWGPVARANPFVVCDGFRWSLLAVWLLGSAGVFGVIFGLGRLVLGDPGRAWPLFGLGLVGAVAVVREMRRPDQADEASSRSPSA from the coding sequence ATGTCAGCATTGCACCCCCTCGACTGGCTCGTCATCGCCGCCTACGCCGCCCTGACCCTGGCGCTGGGTCTGGCCTTCCGCCGGCGCGCCTCGTCCTCGAGCGAGGAGTACTTCCTGTCGGGCCGCACCCTGCCGTGGTGGGTCCTGGGCACGAGCATGGTGGCCACGACCTTCGCCGCCGACACGCCCCTGGCCGTGACGGGATTCGTGCGCGACCACGGCATCTGGTACAACTGGTTCGGCTGGCACTACGTGCTGAGCCAGATGCTGGCCGTCTTCCTCTTCTCGCGCCTCTGGCGCCGGGCCGAGGTGCTGACCGACAACGAGCTGATCGAGATGCGCTACAGCGGCCGCCCGGCCGCCTTCCTGCGCGGCTTCAAGGCGGGCTACTTCGCGATCCTCTACAACTTCATCGTGCTCGGATGGGTGCTGAAGGGCATGGGCACCGTCGCCGAGCAGGTGCTGGGCATCCGGCCCGAGGTGGCGATCATCGCCGGGGCGGCCCTCGCCCTCAGCTACGCCCTGCTGGCCGGCTTCTGGGGCGTCGTGGTGACGGACGTGATCCAGTTCGGCCTGGCCATGGCCGGCTCGATCTCCGTCGCGGTGCTGGCGGTGCGCCACGTGGGGGGCGTGGCCGAACTGAAGGCGAAGCTGGCGGCCCTGCCGGCCACCGGCGCCAACACGCTGGCCTTCGTGCCCGGCGGTGCTTGGGGTCTGGAGTCGGACGTCTTCAAGTTCCTGGTCTTCGTCACGCTGATGTGGTGGGCCAGCCACAACGCCGACGGGGGCGGCTACCTGATCCAGCGCATGGCCGCCGCCCGCGACGAACGCCACGCCCGCGGGGCGACCCTGTGGTTCGTCGTCGCGAACAACGCGGTGCGGTACTGGCCCTGGATCCTGACGGCCCTGTGCTCGCTCGTGCTCTTTCCGACCCTGCCCGACGGCGCCGGCTCCGAGGCGGCCTATCCGGCGGTGATGCGCACCGTGCTCGGACCGGGTCTCCTGGGCCTGGTGCTGGTGTCGTTCTTCGCCGCCTTCATGTCGACCATCGACACCCATCTGAACTGGGGCGCGAGCTACCTGGTCAACGACATCTGGCGCCGCTTCCTCCGGCCCGACGCCGACGAGAAGCAGACGGTGCTCGCGGCCAAGCTGTGCGTGCTGCTGATGATGGTGTGCGCCGTGATCGTCGCCTTCCGCCTGACCAGCATCGGCCGCGCCTGGCTCTTCGTCTGGGCCATGGGGGCGGGCATCGGGCCGGTGCTCGTGCTGCGCTGGTTCTGGTGGCGCATCAACGCCTGGAGCGAGATCGCGGCCCTGGGCTCGTCGGTGCTGCTGGCGGTGGGCTTCGAGGTGGCGGCCGCGGTCCAGAGCGGCGCCGACTACGCCCTTTTCGCCACGCCGGTGCAGGTGGGCGGCGTCGTGCTGGCGACCCACCACAAGGCCCTGATCCTCGTGCCGCTGACCATCGCGGCCTGGGTGACGGTCACCCTCCTGACCCGCCCGGTGGAGAACCTGCGGCTGGCGACGTTCTACAGCCGGGTGCGGCCCGGCGGCTTCTGGGGCCCGGTGGCCCGGGCGAATCCGTTCGTCGTGTGCGACGGGTTCCGCTGGTCGCTGCTGGCGGTGTGGCTGCTGGGCAGCGCGGGGGTGTTCGGCGTGATCTTCGGCCTCGGACGGCTGGTGCTGGGCGATCCGGGGCGGGCCTGGCCCCTGTTCGGGCTCGGCCTGGTGGGGGCGGTGGCGGTGGTCCGGGAAATGCGGCGGCCGGATCAGGCCGACGAGGCGTCCTCGCGTTCGCCCTCGGCGTGA